A DNA window from Pseudomonas tohonis contains the following coding sequences:
- a CDS encoding ABC transporter ATP-binding protein, with the protein MGAVAAMHNQSVAAPALPANPAERLRVDNVCLRYQSPGGQTFAALENVSLSVPDQQFAVLVGPSGCGKSSLLYLTAGLAEPTSGEIHVGGKRVEGPGADRGMVFQGYTLFPWLSVRENIEFGLKRKGMPKGERQEIVDFYLAEVGLASFAGHYPKQLSGGMMQRVAIARALANDPQILLMDEPFGALDSQTRMQMQKLLLRVWEHSKKTVVFVTHDIDEAILLGDRIYVMGARPGHIKRELDVPIPRPRDLDMVMDRAFIEMKREILGLLHDDLEEMH; encoded by the coding sequence ATGGGCGCAGTAGCAGCCATGCACAACCAATCCGTGGCCGCGCCTGCGCTGCCCGCGAACCCCGCCGAGCGCCTGCGCGTGGACAACGTCTGCCTGCGCTACCAGAGCCCGGGCGGACAGACCTTCGCCGCGCTGGAGAACGTCTCCCTGAGCGTGCCGGACCAGCAGTTCGCCGTGCTGGTGGGGCCCTCCGGCTGCGGCAAGTCGAGCCTGCTGTACCTCACCGCCGGCCTGGCCGAGCCCACCTCCGGGGAGATCCACGTGGGCGGCAAGCGCGTCGAGGGGCCGGGTGCCGACCGCGGCATGGTGTTCCAGGGCTACACCCTGTTCCCCTGGCTCAGCGTGCGCGAGAACATCGAGTTCGGCCTCAAGCGCAAGGGCATGCCCAAGGGCGAACGCCAGGAGATCGTCGACTTCTACCTGGCCGAGGTGGGCCTGGCGAGCTTCGCCGGGCATTACCCCAAGCAGCTCTCCGGCGGCATGATGCAACGCGTGGCGATCGCCCGCGCGCTGGCCAACGACCCGCAGATCCTGCTGATGGACGAGCCCTTCGGCGCCCTCGACAGCCAGACCCGCATGCAGATGCAGAAGCTGTTGCTGCGGGTGTGGGAGCACAGCAAGAAGACCGTGGTGTTCGTTACCCACGACATCGACGAGGCCATCCTGCTGGGCGACCGCATCTACGTCATGGGCGCCCGCCCCGGCCACATCAAGCGCGAGCTCGACGTGCCCATCCCCCGTCCGCGCGACCTGGACATGGTCATGGACCGCGCCTTCATCGAGATGAAGCGCGAGATCCTCGGCCTGCTCCACGACGACCTCGAAGAGATGCACTGA
- a CDS encoding ABC transporter permease codes for MASRHSWLNRCLTPKVELPAKLILGAGSLGWLLVLGLWAGLSYGGVVPAMFLPTPGAVLEAAARLAGDGTLGKHVLASVEVVLIGFAVSSLVAVPLGLLMGSFRIVQAFLEPLVNFVRYLPVTSFVPLFILWIGIGLEQRVTVIIFGVFFQQLVMIADVSKGVSRDLINASYTLGSSRRDVVLHVLGPASLPGVLDTLRVTMGWAWTYLVVAELVAASSGLGYISLKAMRGFQVDVIFLAIAIIGLLGLVTDQLFRLLRLKVASWAQ; via the coding sequence ATGGCCTCTCGACACTCCTGGCTGAACCGCTGCCTGACCCCCAAGGTCGAGCTGCCGGCGAAGCTGATACTCGGTGCGGGCAGCCTCGGCTGGCTGCTGGTGCTCGGCCTCTGGGCCGGGCTGTCCTACGGCGGCGTGGTGCCGGCGATGTTCCTGCCCACCCCGGGCGCGGTGCTGGAGGCGGCCGCGCGCCTGGCCGGCGACGGCACCCTCGGCAAGCACGTGCTGGCGAGTGTCGAGGTGGTGCTCATCGGCTTCGCGGTGTCGTCCCTGGTGGCGGTGCCGCTGGGGCTGCTGATGGGCAGCTTCCGCATCGTCCAGGCCTTCCTCGAGCCGCTGGTGAACTTCGTCCGCTACCTGCCGGTGACCTCCTTCGTGCCGCTGTTCATCCTGTGGATCGGCATCGGCCTGGAGCAGCGGGTGACGGTGATCATCTTTGGCGTGTTCTTCCAGCAGCTGGTGATGATCGCGGACGTTTCCAAGGGCGTCTCGCGGGACCTGATCAACGCCTCCTACACCCTGGGTTCGAGCCGCCGCGACGTGGTGCTGCACGTGCTCGGCCCGGCCTCACTGCCCGGCGTGCTGGACACCCTGCGGGTGACCATGGGCTGGGCCTGGACCTACCTGGTGGTGGCCGAGCTGGTCGCCGCCAGCAGCGGCCTGGGCTACATCAGCCTGAAGGCCATGCGCGGCTTCCAGGTGGACGTGATCTTCCTCGCCATCGCCATCATCGGCCTGCTCGGGCTGGTGACCGACCAACTGTTCCGACTCCTCCGACTGAAGGTGGCCTCATGGGCGCAGTAG
- a CDS encoding ABC transporter substrate-binding protein produces the protein MIQSLLRRFTLPLTCTALALSAAGAQAGTLSIGHTTWVGYGTLYLARDLGYFKEQGLDVELTTIEEASMYMAAQASGKLSGSASTIDEILKYRSKDFCFKAVAALDESYGGDGVLVGNGVTSLKELKGQSVAVNEGSVSQFWLSYLLKHNGMTMADLDIQNMTADDAATAFIAGRVPAAVTWEPHLSLVRQKGEGKVLIDSSKTPGVIVDVVALSCDVIDKQPEDVKALVKGLYKAVQFTRDNPEKAHEIMAKGVGGYLADPVELANAAKGVRFYDQAMSEGLLGVPGKPGDIKGVIRLANETWSALQGKRYEVSYDDLVDTRFVSQ, from the coding sequence ATGATCCAGTCCTTGCTTCGTCGCTTCACCCTTCCCCTCACCTGCACCGCGCTGGCGCTCTCCGCCGCCGGCGCGCAGGCGGGCACCCTGTCCATCGGCCACACCACCTGGGTCGGCTACGGCACGCTGTACCTGGCTCGCGATCTCGGCTACTTCAAGGAGCAGGGCCTGGATGTCGAGCTGACCACCATCGAGGAGGCCTCGATGTACATGGCCGCCCAGGCCTCCGGGAAGCTCTCCGGCTCGGCCTCGACCATCGACGAGATCCTCAAGTACCGCTCCAAGGACTTCTGCTTCAAGGCGGTCGCCGCGCTGGACGAGAGCTACGGCGGCGACGGCGTGCTGGTGGGCAACGGGGTCACCAGCCTGAAGGAGCTCAAGGGCCAGTCGGTGGCGGTCAACGAGGGCTCGGTCTCGCAGTTCTGGCTGTCCTACCTGCTCAAGCACAACGGCATGACCATGGCCGACCTGGATATCCAGAACATGACGGCCGACGACGCCGCCACCGCCTTCATCGCCGGCCGCGTGCCCGCCGCCGTGACCTGGGAGCCGCACCTGTCGCTGGTGCGCCAGAAGGGGGAAGGCAAGGTGCTCATCGACAGCAGCAAGACCCCCGGCGTGATCGTCGACGTGGTGGCGCTCTCCTGCGATGTGATCGACAAGCAGCCCGAGGACGTGAAGGCGCTGGTCAAGGGCCTGTACAAGGCCGTGCAGTTCACCAGGGACAACCCCGAGAAGGCCCACGAGATCATGGCCAAGGGCGTCGGCGGCTACCTGGCCGACCCGGTGGAGCTGGCCAACGCGGCCAAGGGCGTGCGCTTCTACGACCAGGCCATGAGCGAGGGGCTGCTCGGCGTGCCCGGCAAGCCCGGTGACATCAAGGGCGTGATCCGCCTGGCCAACGAGACCTGGAGCGCCCTGCAGGGCAAGCGCTACGAGGTCAGCTACGACGACCTCGTCGACACCCGCTTCGTCAGCCAGTAA
- a CDS encoding aspartate aminotransferase family protein produces the protein MNAPITPQRSTEDYQAADAAHHIHAFLDQKALNAEGPRVITRGEGLYLWDNDGKRYLDGMSGLWCTNLGYGRKDLAAAAARQLEQLPYYNMFFHTTHPAVVELSELLFSLLPGHYSHAIYTNSGSEANEVLIRTVRRYWQILGQPQKKVMIGRWNGYHGSTLAATALGGMKFMHEMGGLIPDVAHIDEPYWFAQGGDLTPAEFGLRCARQLEEKILELGAENVAGFIAEPFQGAGGMIFPPESYWPEIQRICRQYDVLLCADEVIGGFGRTGEWFAHQHFGFQPDTLSIAKGLTSGYVPMGGLVLGKRIAEVLVEQGGVFAHGLTYSGHPVAAAVAIANLKALRDEGVVAQVKNDTGPYLQQCLREVFADHPLIGEVQGTGLVAALQFVQDKATRKRFDNENDIAWRCRTLGFEEGVIIRSTLGRMIMAPALVATRAELDELVDKTRRAVERTAREIEAGALPAA, from the coding sequence ATGAACGCTCCCATCACCCCGCAGCGCAGTACCGAGGACTACCAGGCAGCCGATGCCGCGCACCACATCCATGCCTTTCTCGACCAGAAGGCACTGAACGCCGAGGGCCCGCGCGTGATCACCCGGGGCGAGGGCCTGTACCTGTGGGACAACGACGGCAAGCGCTACCTCGACGGCATGTCGGGCCTGTGGTGCACCAACCTGGGCTACGGCCGCAAGGACCTGGCCGCCGCCGCCGCCCGCCAGCTGGAGCAGCTGCCGTACTACAACATGTTCTTCCACACCACCCACCCGGCGGTGGTGGAACTCTCCGAACTGCTCTTCAGCCTGCTGCCCGGCCACTACAGCCACGCGATCTACACCAACTCCGGTTCCGAGGCGAACGAGGTGCTGATCCGCACCGTGCGTCGTTACTGGCAGATCCTCGGCCAGCCGCAGAAGAAGGTGATGATCGGCCGCTGGAACGGCTACCACGGCTCCACCCTGGCGGCCACCGCCCTGGGCGGGATGAAGTTCATGCACGAGATGGGCGGGCTGATCCCCGACGTCGCGCACATCGACGAGCCCTACTGGTTCGCCCAGGGCGGCGACCTGACGCCGGCCGAGTTCGGCCTGCGCTGCGCCCGCCAGCTGGAGGAGAAGATCCTCGAACTGGGTGCCGAGAACGTCGCCGGCTTCATCGCCGAGCCCTTCCAGGGCGCGGGCGGGATGATCTTCCCGCCGGAGTCCTACTGGCCGGAGATCCAGCGCATCTGCCGCCAGTACGACGTGCTGCTGTGCGCGGACGAGGTGATCGGCGGCTTCGGCCGCACCGGCGAATGGTTCGCCCACCAGCACTTCGGCTTCCAGCCCGACACCCTGTCCATAGCCAAGGGCCTGACCTCCGGCTACGTGCCCATGGGCGGCCTGGTGCTGGGCAAGCGCATCGCCGAGGTGCTGGTGGAGCAGGGCGGCGTGTTCGCCCACGGCCTGACCTACTCCGGGCACCCGGTGGCCGCCGCCGTGGCCATCGCCAACCTCAAGGCGCTGCGCGACGAGGGCGTGGTCGCCCAGGTGAAGAACGACACCGGCCCCTACCTGCAGCAGTGCCTGCGCGAGGTCTTCGCCGACCACCCGCTGATCGGCGAGGTGCAGGGCACCGGCCTGGTGGCGGCGTTGCAGTTCGTCCAGGACAAGGCCACGCGCAAGCGCTTCGACAACGAGAACGACATCGCCTGGCGCTGCCGCACCCTCGGTTTCGAGGAGGGCGTGATCATCCGCTCCACCCTGGGCCGGATGATCATGGCGCCGGCACTGGTGGCCACCCGCGCCGAGCTGGACGAGCTGGTGGACAAGACCCGCCGCGCGGTGGAGCGCACGGCGCGGGAGATCGAAGCGGGGGCTTTGCCCGCTGCCTAG
- a CDS encoding APC family permease, which translates to MSASVSIPATGQSGGLRRVLGLGPLVAVAVGLVVSQGVMVLMLQGAGLAGLGFIIPLGIAYLLALTYALSFSELSLMIPRAGSLSSYTEVAIGHFPAILATFSGYMVVAMFALSAELLLLDLIIGKVYPGALPPMLVAYGVLALFTGFNLLGIDVFARLQSALALVMVVSLLALGLGAVGSDLAATTTPLDQGWNPLQAGTLTLAAMAIWGFVGAEFVCPLVEETRRPERNIPRSMIIGLTLIFGIIVLYCLGALLCIPREQLAADPLPHFLFATTVFGEAGKLFLVAAAVTATCSTVNSSLAALPRMLYGMAQNGQAFPQFKRLSRRARTPWVAVLFIAAITGLPILLLGQDPDAISLLLLAAALAWLLAYIIVHIDVIALRRRYPHIARPFRSPFYPWPQVLGIAGMLFAIYHVSPTPEMTAKIFGTAGVVLGLISVIAVAWIRLVMGKPLFVPEPLTPSEPAPLTRAALSPEPL; encoded by the coding sequence ATGAGTGCGAGTGTTTCCATCCCTGCCACGGGGCAATCGGGCGGCCTGCGCCGCGTCCTCGGACTGGGCCCGCTGGTGGCGGTCGCCGTCGGCCTGGTGGTGTCCCAGGGTGTGATGGTGCTGATGCTGCAAGGCGCCGGCCTGGCCGGCCTGGGCTTCATCATTCCCCTGGGCATCGCCTACCTGCTGGCGCTGACCTATGCCCTGTCGTTCTCCGAACTCTCGCTGATGATCCCCCGCGCCGGCAGCCTGAGCAGCTACACCGAAGTCGCCATCGGCCACTTCCCGGCCATCCTCGCCACCTTCTCGGGCTACATGGTGGTGGCGATGTTCGCCCTCTCCGCCGAGTTGCTGCTGCTCGACCTGATCATCGGCAAGGTCTACCCCGGCGCGCTGCCGCCCATGCTGGTCGCCTATGGCGTGCTCGCCCTGTTCACCGGCTTCAACCTGCTGGGCATCGACGTCTTCGCCCGCCTGCAGAGCGCCCTGGCGCTGGTGATGGTGGTAAGCCTGCTGGCCCTCGGGCTGGGTGCCGTCGGCAGCGACCTGGCCGCCACCACGACGCCCCTGGACCAGGGCTGGAACCCGTTGCAAGCCGGCACGCTGACCCTGGCGGCCATGGCCATCTGGGGCTTCGTCGGCGCCGAGTTCGTCTGCCCCCTGGTGGAGGAGACGCGCCGCCCGGAACGCAACATCCCGCGCTCGATGATCATCGGCCTCACGCTGATCTTCGGCATCATCGTCCTCTACTGCCTCGGCGCGCTGCTGTGCATCCCCCGCGAGCAGCTGGCGGCCGACCCGCTGCCGCATTTCCTCTTCGCCACCACCGTGTTCGGCGAGGCCGGCAAGCTGTTCCTGGTGGCCGCCGCGGTGACCGCCACCTGCAGCACGGTCAACTCCTCCCTGGCCGCGCTGCCGCGCATGCTCTACGGCATGGCGCAGAACGGCCAGGCCTTCCCGCAGTTCAAGCGCCTCAGCCGCCGCGCCCGCACGCCCTGGGTGGCGGTGCTGTTCATCGCCGCCATCACCGGCCTGCCGATCCTGCTGCTCGGCCAGGACCCGGACGCCATCAGCCTGTTGCTGCTGGCCGCCGCGCTGGCCTGGCTGCTGGCCTACATCATCGTGCACATCGATGTGATCGCCCTGCGCCGCCGCTACCCGCACATCGCGCGGCCGTTCCGCTCGCCCTTCTATCCCTGGCCCCAGGTGCTCGGCATCGCCGGCATGCTCTTTGCCATCTACCACGTCTCGCCGACCCCGGAGATGACCGCGAAGATCTTCGGCACCGCCGGCGTGGTGCTCGGCCTGATCTCGGTGATCGCCGTGGCCTGGATCAGGCTGGTGATGGGCAAGCCGCTGTTCGTGCCCGAGCCGCTGACCCCTTCCGAGCCGGCGCCGCTGACCCGCGCCGCCCTTTCCCCCGAACCGCTTTGA
- a CDS encoding ABC transporter substrate-binding protein, whose translation MSRSLRPTLSTAFGLALLSSLGIAQAQPAKLTVISFGGATKAAQDAAYFRPFEQSGAARVVAGEYNGELSKVKAMVDIGQVSWDVVEVESPELLRGCEEGLFEPIDPALLGNAASFMPGTLSECGVASYVWSMVLAYDAGKLAAAPTSWADFWDLERFPGKRGLRKGAKYTLEAALLADGVKRENLYSVLATPEGVTRAFAKLDQIKPHIQWWEAGAQPPQWLAAGDVVMSAAYNGRIAAAQKEGSALAIVWNGNLYDPDHWAIVRGSPNKALAERFIAFASQAETQKQFSSQIPYGPVRQDALAQLPAATQAQLPTAPANLAEAQLVDAEFWVNHGEELEERFNAWAAR comes from the coding sequence ATGTCCAGATCCTTGCGTCCCACCCTGTCCACGGCCTTCGGGCTGGCCCTGCTCAGCAGCCTCGGCATCGCCCAGGCCCAGCCCGCGAAGCTCACCGTGATCTCCTTCGGTGGTGCCACCAAGGCCGCCCAGGACGCCGCCTACTTCAGGCCGTTCGAGCAGAGCGGCGCGGCCAGGGTGGTGGCCGGCGAATACAACGGCGAGCTGTCGAAGGTGAAGGCCATGGTCGATATCGGCCAGGTCAGCTGGGACGTGGTGGAGGTGGAGAGCCCCGAGCTGCTGCGCGGTTGCGAGGAAGGCCTGTTCGAGCCCATCGACCCGGCCCTGCTCGGCAATGCCGCGAGCTTCATGCCCGGCACCCTGAGCGAGTGCGGCGTGGCGAGCTACGTGTGGTCCATGGTGCTGGCCTACGACGCCGGCAAGCTGGCGGCGGCGCCCACCTCATGGGCCGACTTCTGGGACCTCGAGCGCTTCCCCGGCAAGCGCGGCCTGCGCAAGGGCGCCAAGTACACCCTGGAAGCGGCGCTGCTGGCCGACGGGGTGAAGCGCGAGAACCTGTACAGCGTGCTGGCGACCCCGGAAGGCGTCACCCGCGCCTTCGCCAAGCTCGACCAGATCAAGCCGCACATCCAGTGGTGGGAGGCCGGTGCGCAACCGCCGCAGTGGCTGGCGGCCGGCGACGTGGTGATGTCCGCCGCCTACAACGGCCGCATCGCCGCCGCGCAGAAGGAGGGTTCCGCGCTCGCCATCGTGTGGAACGGCAACCTCTACGACCCGGACCACTGGGCCATCGTCCGCGGCAGCCCGAACAAGGCGCTGGCCGAGCGCTTCATCGCCTTCGCCAGCCAGGCCGAGACCCAGAAGCAGTTCTCCAGCCAGATCCCCTACGGGCCGGTGCGCCAGGACGCCCTGGCGCAGCTGCCCGCGGCCACCCAGGCACAACTGCCCACCGCGCCGGCGAACCTCGCCGAGGCGCAGCTGGTGGATGCGGAGTTCTGGGTCAACCACGGCGAGGAGCTGGAGGAACGCTTCAACGCCTGGGCGGCGCGCTGA
- a CDS encoding aldehyde dehydrogenase: MFDLGYWQQRAARQAFIDQALIDGRLVSAASGATFDSINPATNQLLARVAACGEAEVDLAVRSARRAFEQGPWARMAPVERKKVLLRLAELMLAHREELALLDSLDMGKPVMDAYTIDVPGAANVFAWYGEALDKLYDQVAPTAPGTLATITREALGVVAAVVPWNFPLDMAAWKLAPALAAGNSVVLKPAEQSPFSALRLGELALEAGIPEGVLNVVPGLGESAGRALGLHPDVDCLVFTGSTQVGKYFMGYSAQSNLKQVWLECGGKSPNLVFEDCRDLDLAAEKAAFGIFFNQGEVCSANSRLYVQRSIQDEFIERLLAKARDWMPGDPLDPASRAGAIVDAAQTGRVMAFIEGAQGQGARLLAGGRRLTFNGSSNFVEPTVFADVRSDMTLAREEVFGPVLAISAFDSEEEAIRLANDSVYGLAASVWSDDLHRAHRVARALKAGTVSVNTVDALDVTVPFGGGRQSGFGRDLSLHSFDKYSQLKTTWFQLR, encoded by the coding sequence GTGTTCGATCTCGGCTATTGGCAGCAGCGAGCTGCCCGGCAAGCATTCATTGACCAGGCGCTCATCGACGGCCGCCTGGTATCCGCCGCATCCGGCGCCACCTTCGATTCCATCAACCCCGCGACCAACCAGCTCCTGGCCCGCGTCGCCGCCTGCGGCGAGGCCGAGGTGGACCTCGCCGTGCGCAGCGCCCGCCGCGCCTTCGAGCAGGGCCCCTGGGCACGCATGGCGCCGGTGGAGCGCAAGAAGGTGCTGCTGCGCCTGGCCGAGCTGATGCTGGCCCACCGCGAGGAGCTGGCCCTGCTGGACTCCCTCGACATGGGCAAGCCGGTGATGGACGCCTACACCATCGACGTGCCCGGCGCCGCCAACGTCTTCGCCTGGTACGGCGAGGCGCTGGACAAGCTCTACGACCAGGTGGCGCCCACCGCCCCCGGGACCCTGGCCACCATCACCCGCGAAGCGCTGGGCGTGGTCGCCGCCGTGGTGCCCTGGAACTTCCCCCTCGACATGGCCGCCTGGAAGCTGGCCCCGGCGCTCGCCGCCGGCAACAGCGTGGTGCTCAAGCCCGCCGAGCAGTCGCCCTTCTCCGCCCTGCGCCTGGGCGAACTGGCCCTGGAGGCCGGCATCCCCGAGGGCGTGCTCAACGTGGTGCCGGGCCTGGGCGAGAGCGCCGGCCGCGCCCTCGGCCTGCACCCGGACGTGGACTGCCTGGTGTTCACCGGCTCCACCCAGGTGGGCAAGTACTTCATGGGTTATTCGGCCCAGTCCAACCTCAAGCAGGTCTGGCTGGAGTGCGGTGGCAAGAGCCCGAACCTGGTGTTCGAGGACTGCCGCGACCTCGACCTGGCCGCCGAGAAGGCCGCCTTCGGCATCTTCTTCAACCAGGGCGAGGTGTGCTCGGCCAACTCGCGCCTCTACGTGCAGCGCTCCATCCAGGACGAATTCATCGAGCGCCTGCTGGCCAAGGCCCGCGACTGGATGCCCGGCGACCCGCTGGACCCGGCCAGCCGTGCCGGCGCCATCGTCGATGCGGCGCAGACCGGCCGCGTCATGGCCTTCATCGAGGGCGCCCAGGGCCAGGGCGCGCGGCTGCTGGCCGGTGGCCGGCGCCTGACCTTCAACGGCTCGAGCAACTTCGTCGAGCCCACCGTCTTCGCCGATGTGCGCAGCGACATGACCCTGGCGCGCGAGGAGGTCTTCGGCCCGGTGCTGGCCATCAGCGCATTCGACAGCGAGGAGGAAGCCATCCGCCTCGCCAACGACAGCGTCTACGGCCTGGCCGCCTCGGTGTGGAGCGACGACCTGCACCGCGCCCACCGCGTCGCCCGCGCGCTCAAGGCGGGCACCGTGTCGGTGAACACCGTGGACGCGCTGGACGTCACCGTGCCCTTCGGCGGCGGCCGGCAATCGGGTTTCGGGCGCGACCTCTCGCTGCACTCCTTCGACAAGTACAGCCAGCTGAAGACCACCTGGTTCCAGCTGCGCTGA
- the argE gene encoding acetylornithine deacetylase: MSEASSRDLLERLIGFATVSRDSNLELIAFIRDYLAGFGVDSELFHNPEGTKANLFATLGPRERGGVVLSGHTDVVPVDGQAWTLPPFRLSERDGRLYGRGTADMKGFIASVLAAVPRFLERPLQVPVHLAFSYDEEVGCLGVRSMLAELEKRPHKPLLCLIGEPTELKPVLGHKGKLAMRCQVQGAACHSAYAPQGVNAIEYAARLIGKLGDIGTRLARIEHHDPRFDPPFSTVQTGLIKGGRALNIVPAECEFDFEVRALPGFDAQQVADELQRYAESELLPTMQAVQADTGIRLQSLSAYPGLATQPDSDAARLLARIAGSSEFGTVAFGTEGGLFDQAGIPTVVCGPGSMDQGHKPDEFISLEQLHACDAMLLRLADYLVDPS, encoded by the coding sequence ATGAGTGAGGCGAGCAGCCGCGACCTGCTGGAGCGGCTGATCGGCTTCGCCACCGTCAGCCGGGACTCCAACCTGGAGCTGATCGCCTTCATCCGCGACTACCTCGCCGGCTTCGGCGTGGACAGCGAGCTGTTCCACAACCCGGAAGGCACCAAGGCCAACCTCTTCGCCACCCTCGGCCCGCGCGAGCGGGGTGGCGTCGTGCTGTCCGGGCACACCGACGTGGTGCCGGTGGACGGGCAGGCCTGGACCCTTCCGCCCTTCCGCCTGAGCGAGCGCGACGGCCGCCTCTACGGGCGCGGCACCGCCGACATGAAGGGCTTCATCGCGTCCGTGCTGGCGGCGGTGCCGCGCTTCCTCGAACGCCCGCTTCAGGTGCCGGTGCACCTGGCCTTCTCCTATGACGAGGAAGTCGGCTGCCTCGGCGTGCGCAGCATGCTCGCCGAGCTGGAGAAGCGCCCGCACAAGCCGCTGTTGTGCCTGATCGGCGAGCCCACCGAACTCAAGCCGGTGCTCGGCCACAAGGGCAAGCTGGCCATGCGCTGCCAGGTGCAGGGCGCCGCCTGCCATTCCGCCTATGCCCCCCAGGGCGTCAACGCCATCGAATACGCCGCGCGGCTGATCGGCAAGCTGGGCGATATCGGCACGCGGCTGGCCCGCATCGAGCACCACGACCCGCGCTTCGACCCGCCCTTCTCCACGGTGCAGACCGGCCTGATCAAGGGCGGCCGGGCACTGAACATAGTCCCGGCGGAATGCGAGTTCGACTTCGAGGTCCGCGCCCTGCCCGGCTTCGATGCCCAGCAGGTGGCGGATGAGCTGCAGCGCTACGCCGAGTCCGAGCTGTTGCCGACGATGCAGGCGGTGCAGGCCGATACCGGCATACGGCTGCAGAGCCTGAGCGCCTACCCCGGCCTCGCCACCCAGCCCGACAGCGACGCCGCACGGCTGCTGGCGCGGATCGCCGGCTCCAGCGAATTCGGCACCGTCGCCTTCGGCACCGAGGGAGGGCTGTTCGACCAGGCCGGCATCCCCACCGTGGTCTGCGGCCCCGGCAGCATGGACCAGGGGCACAAGCCCGACGAGTTCATCAGCCTCGAACAGCTCCACGCCTGCGACGCCATGCTCCTGCGCCTGGCCGACTACCTGGTAGACCCGAGCTGA
- a CDS encoding DUF1028 domain-containing protein — protein sequence MTFSIIGRCADTGQLGIAISSSSIAVGARCPWLRAGVGAVATQNVTLPALGPQILDLLEHQHLEPAAALDRALHANGWSQYRQVTVIDGQGRTALFSGKEALGLHNAVAGEQCVAAGNLLSGTGVIDAMVQAFENAPGLLADRLLAAMHAAMAAGGEAGPVHSAALKVVDDLTWPIVDLRVDWADEDPIGRLDGLWQAYRPQMQDYITRALDPTAAPSYGVPGDE from the coding sequence ATGACTTTCTCGATCATCGGCCGCTGCGCGGACACCGGGCAGCTGGGCATCGCCATCAGCTCCTCCAGCATCGCCGTCGGCGCCCGCTGCCCCTGGCTGCGCGCCGGTGTCGGCGCGGTGGCCACCCAGAACGTCACCCTGCCGGCCCTGGGCCCGCAGATCCTCGACCTGCTGGAGCACCAGCACCTCGAACCCGCCGCCGCCCTGGACCGGGCGCTGCATGCCAACGGCTGGAGCCAGTACCGCCAGGTGACGGTGATCGACGGCCAGGGCCGCACCGCCCTGTTCAGCGGCAAGGAGGCCCTGGGCCTGCACAACGCCGTGGCCGGCGAGCAATGCGTGGCGGCCGGCAACCTGCTCTCGGGCACCGGGGTGATCGACGCCATGGTGCAGGCCTTCGAAAACGCGCCGGGGCTCCTGGCCGACCGGCTGCTGGCGGCCATGCACGCGGCGATGGCCGCCGGGGGCGAGGCCGGCCCGGTGCATTCGGCGGCGCTCAAGGTAGTGGACGACCTCACCTGGCCCATCGTCGACCTGCGCGTGGACTGGGCGGACGAGGACCCCATCGGCCGCCTCGACGGCCTCTGGCAGGCCTACCGCCCGCAGATGCAGGACTACATCACCCGCGCCCTGGACCCGACGGCAGCGCCCAGCTACGGGGTGCCCGGCGATGAGTGA
- a CDS encoding RidA family protein produces the protein MPTHTRIRMFNTKDTYPNQSLDNDLCQAVRAGNTVYVRGQVGTDFDGNLVGLGDPRAQTEQAMKNLKQLLEEAGSDLSHIVKTTTYLVDPRYREPVYQEVGKWLKGVFPISTGLVVSALGQPQWLMEIDVIAVIPDDWQPQR, from the coding sequence ATGCCCACCCATACCCGCATCCGCATGTTCAACACCAAGGACACCTACCCCAACCAGTCCCTGGACAACGACCTCTGCCAGGCCGTGCGCGCCGGCAATACCGTGTACGTGCGCGGCCAGGTCGGCACCGACTTCGACGGCAACCTGGTGGGCCTGGGCGACCCGCGCGCGCAGACCGAGCAGGCCATGAAGAACCTCAAGCAGCTGCTGGAGGAAGCCGGCAGCGACCTCTCGCACATCGTCAAGACCACCACCTACCTGGTCGACCCGCGCTACCGCGAACCGGTCTACCAGGAAGTGGGCAAGTGGCTGAAGGGCGTGTTCCCCATCTCCACCGGCCTGGTGGTCTCGGCCCTGGGGCAGCCCCAGTGGCTGATGGAGATCGACGTGATCGCGGTGATCCCGGACGACTGGCAGCCGCAGCGCTGA